TTCACTGTCGATCGGCCCGCGCGCGATTCGCGTCCGCCGGCCGACGAGCCAGGTCTCCTTCAGCCAGCCGACGACCTGACCGACGACCACTTTCGCGCCTTGCCTCACGTCACACCACGCACGACTGGATCCGCCTTCGCGCTCGCACAATGCCTCGGCGCGCCGCTTCAGTTCAACCGACGGCCATGCTAACGGCCGCCTCCGGCGCCCGCAAGCATCCCGCGCCGTTCGCCGCGCCTTGCACTGCAACTGCGAAATCTATTGCGGCGCAACATGAAAACCCTGGCCACACTTACACTTCCGGGGCCACATTGCGTGCCAACTTTGGTCGATAGAGACCTTCGCTTGTCTTGACAGTGCCCCCCTTTACGACGTCACGCTATGCCCGGGCCGGAGGGTGCGGACGCATCATCGGGCGCTGGCGCTGTCGTTCGCGACGGTGTTCGGCCCGGTGGGTGGTCCCGAGGGGGTGCTGGAAAGCGCCGCCCGAGTGCTCCGTACCGCGGGACAAGCTATTTGGGGAGGATGGCCTTAGCCGTTTCGATGGACAAGCGAACTCAAGAGATTCACTGGAATCGAACGTCGAACCTGAACACCATGATCATGTTGCTCTGGTTCATCTTTTCGCTCGTGGTGCACTGGTTCGCCAGGGAGCTCAACGCCTACACGTTCCTCGGCTTCCCGCTCGGCTACTACATGGCCGTGCAGGGCTCGCTGATCATCTTCGTCGTCATGATCTTCTATCAGAACTGGCGCCAGGATGTGATCGACGAGCAGGCCGGCATCGACCACAGCGCGAACTGAGGGGGAAGCTGGCATGGCACAGTCATCGAATGGATCGACGGGGGGCAAGTCCTTCGTCGACAACCTGCCCAAGATCTACGGCATGTATACGGGCGGGTTCCTCGTCTTCATCGGCCTCATGGCCATCCTGGAGCAGATGGGGGTCGCCGCCGACACGATCGGCATTCTCTTCGTCGCCTTCACGATTTTCATCTACGCGGCCATCGGCTGGATGTCGCGCACCATGCAGGTGAGCGCCTACTACGTCGCCGGTCGTGAGGTGCCACCGGTCTTCAACGGGATGGCGACGGCGGCGGACTGGATGTCCGGCGCCTCGTTCGTCGCGCTCGCCGGCGGCATCTACTTCGGCGGCCACGGCTATCTCGCCTTCGTGGTGGGCTGGACCGGCGGTTACGTGCTGGTGAACTCGCTGATGGCGCCCTACCTGCGCAAGTTCGGCTGCTACACGGTGCCGGACTTTATCGGCACGCGCTACGGCGGCAACCTCGCACGCTTCATTGCCGTCGTCATCCTGGTGGTCGCCTCGTTCACGTACGTGACGGCCCAGATCGACGCGACGGGCACGATCGCATCGCGCGCTCTGCACATCCCATACGAGTGGGGCGTCTGGTTCGGCCTCCTCGGCATCCTGCTCTGCTCGATGCTCGGCGGCATGCGGGCCGTCACCTGGACGCAGGTCGCCCAGTACATCGTGCTGATCATCGCCTACCTCGTGCCGGTGATCTGGATGTCCAACAAGCAGGACTTCGGGATCATCCCGCACTTCACCTATGGTGATGCCGTTCAACGCATCGCCGAGCTGGAGAAGACGATTGGCGTCGGGACCAAGGCGACCGAGAGCGTGCCGGGCGTGAGCGTCCTGACGACGCTTCACAACGCCCCGGGCGATGCCTGGATCGACCGCTGGAAGTTCGCCACCCTCGCCCTCTGCATGATGGCGGGCACGGCCTCCCTCCCGCACATCCTGATGCGTTACTTCACCACCCCGTCGGTGCGTGATGCACGCCGCTCGGTGGCCTGGTCGCTGTTCTTCATCTTCCTGCTGTACTTCACGGCGCCCGCGCTCGCGACGCTGACGAAGCTGCAGCTCCTCGATCCGAACCTGCCCACGGCCATCATCGGCAAGCCGTTCGCCGATGTCGCGGCCCTGGACTGGATCAAGAACTGGTCGAACGTGGGCTTCCTCGCCATCCGCGACAGCAACGCCGACGGCATACTGCAGATCAACGAGTTCTTCATGCGGGCCGACATCGTCGTGCTCGCGACACCGGAAATCGCGGGTCTGCCGTACGTGATCTCGGGCCTCGTCGCCGCCGGCGGCATGGCGGCTGCCATGTCGACCGCCGACGGCCTGCTGCTCGCGATCGCGAACGCCCTCAGCCACGACCTCTACTACAAGATCATCGACCCGAAGGCCGAGACCAAGACACGCCTGATCGTCGCGCGCGTCCTGCTCGTCATCCTGGGGGCCGGTGCCGCCCTGGTGGCCAGCTTGAAGCTGACCGGCATTCTCGGCGCCGTCGCCTGGGCCTTCTGCTTCGCCTGCTCCGGCCTCTTCTTCCCGCTCGTTCTCGGCGTGTGGTGGAAGCGGGCCAACGCCGCCGGTGCCATCGCCGGCATGGTGCTCGGCTTCGGAGCCGGTTCGCTCTACCTCTACCTGATCTACAACAAGATCATCGATCCCGTGCTGGGCCTCGACGGTCTGCGCTTCGGCATCATCGGCATGCCGGTGAGCCTCGTTGCCATGGTCGTCGTCTCCCTCATGACGGAGGCGCCCGACCAGGAGACGCAGGACATGGTCGATCAGGTCCGTATCCCGAGTGGAGCGGAAATCCTCGACCAGTCGCACTAGCGGCTCTGGCGCTGTCAGCACGAGGCCGCTCTCACAGCGGCCTCGAGGAAACCAAGAGGGGCGGGAGCACTTCCCGCCCCTTGTGCTGTCGGCGCAGCCATGCTGCAACACGATGACGTTCACCCCGCCCAAGGCTCCACCAGCGGGAGCCGCTCGGAGACAATCGCATGGTCGATCCCTTCCCGATCTGGGTCATCGCCATCGACTATGTGCTCGGCGCCATCATGTGGACGCTGATCGGGCGCTTCGGCATGAACATGTTCCTGCCCGAGGACTCGAACTTCTTCTTCATGAAGTTCTTCGTCCAATCGACCAACCCACTGATCCGCCTCTTCAAGCCGATCACGCCAGGGTTCCTGATCGACCCGCTCGTGCCGCTCTACGTCGCCTGGTTCTTCTATATGTTCCGCTTCTACGTGATGCCCTGGCTGCTCGGTTATTCCGTCATGGGCATGCTTTCCTTCCCCCTCGAGGGCGAGATCGCGCGCATGATCTGGAGCACGTTCGGGCCGACGCGCTGAGCGCGACGACCACGTCCCGGATGCCGATGTCAACCGTCGGGTGGCCCGCTTAGAGCATTCCCTCGCGAGCGAGATCGACGGCGCCCGGTATGCTGGTCAGCGCATCCTTGAGGTCGTCGCGCGCCGGCCGGGAAAGGCGTTTGACCTCGATGCGCGGCCCGAGCGGCTTGCCCGCCTGCCCATCGACCAGCTGCTGGCCGAGCGTTGCCCCGAGGATGGTGCTGTGCGCGGCGATGATCTCCTCGATCTGGTCGCCCGAGGCGATGCCCTTCTCGACCGCGGCCCGCAGGCGATCGGGCGTTGCGAGCGCCATCACGCCGGTTTTCAGCGAGAGGATGCGCGCCGCCGTCACGATCGGCAACAACCCGCCCATCTTGAGATCGACGCGCCCGTTCTGATCCGTGCGGATCGACCCGAACATGCCGAGAACACTGCGCCAGTTGCCGAGCACGTGCGACAACGCCCGCCAGAAGCTCGGCACCTTGCTCGCTCGCTCGTAGGCATAGGCCCAGACCTCATGGGCGAGCCGGCTGTCGCCATGCACCGGGCGCATGTCGAAAAAGATGTCGACGTTGAGCAAGTCGTCCGGACGTTGCCGCGTCACCCAGCCGTCGACAACCTCCTTCCAGGCCCCGACACTGCGCCGCCACTGCGCATTGCGCGCCATGACGCCCCCCTTGCAGAACGGCACCCCGATCGCATCGAGGATGTCCGTCATGTGCCGCCCGAGTTCCTCGAACCAGTGGTCCTCGGGACCGCCCGCATCACCGCTCGCATAGACGATCGCGTTGTCCTGGTCGGCCGCGAGCAGGCTCTCGCCTCGCCCGGCCGAGCCGAGCACGAGCACCGCATAGGCGACCGGCGGCCCGCCACGGCCGGCCTCGCGCATGCGTTCCTCGGCGATCTGCGCTGCCCGGCGCGTCAGGATGCAGATTTCCGAACTGATGACGGCGGCGATCGTGCGCGGCTCCACCCCTTCCTCGACGAGCCGGGCAGCCATCGCTGGCACCTTCGCCCAGGCGTTCCCCAACTCCGCCTCGCTCTTTGCGAGTACCGTCTCGTCACCGATCATCATCGCCGTCGTCGAGCGGTGCCGCAGCAGGTTACGCGTCGTCACCGCCCCAACCAGCGCGCCCGTTGCGTCGACCACCCCGAGGTGGCGAATGCCGAGCCGGTCCATGCGCCCGATCGCCCGGTAGATGAAGGCATCGCTGCGCACCACCTGCAGCGGCAATTTGCGCAATTCCCCGAGCGGACGCTCGAGCGCCGCCGGCCCATCGGCATCGATTGCGCGCAGCACGTCGCGCTCCGTCACGATGCCCGCAACGCCCGCCTCGTCCATGACGAAGACGGAACTCGCACCGCGCTTGACGAGGAGCCGCATGCCCTCCCGCAGCGTCATGCTGTCGGGCGCGGTGAGCGGCGGTGAACTCATCACGTCCGCGACCCGGTGAATGTAGGGATAGCTGTCGACTCGCGCCGCCGGTGCCGGCACCTCGTCACGTCCGGCGAGCGTCGGACCGACCGCCGCGAGCGCCCCCTCCTGCTTGGCGGTGCGGTCGGCGAGCGCATGCAGCGCCAGATGCAACTCCGCGAGCGTGCGAATGCCCCGCTGGCGCAACATGGGTAGCAACCGTACGTAGACTTCGGCCGTCGCCATCGCATCGCCGAGCGCCGTATGCCGTCCCTCGATGGTCACCTCGAGCCAACGGCAGAGCCCGTCGAGGCTGTAGTTGGCGAGGCTGGGGTTGGCGATCTGCGCCAGCCTGCGGATATCGAGCGCACCGAGCCCCGACCAGTTGACGCCGGCAAGTTGCGCCTCGCGTTCGAGGACACCGAGATCGAAGTCGATGGTATGGCCGACGATAACGCCATCGCCGATGAAGGCCGTCAGCTCCGGCCAGAGCTCGCCGAACGAGGCAGCCCCGACCACATCCGCATCGCCGATCCCGTGGATCGCGGTCGAGGCGGGCGGGATGGGCACGCCCGGATCGACGAGGCGATCGAAGGCGAGCGTGCGCTCGATGCGCTCGCCGACCACCGTGACGGCACCGACCTGCACCACGCGTGCGGCGCGGGCATCGAGCCCGGTCGTCTCGGTGTCCAGCACGATCCCTCTGAGCGAGACGAGGGGCGTCAGGAGCGAGGACCGGGCCTCGGGCGTTTTCGACATCGGGGTGCTCCGCTGACGGCCGACGACGACTCCGGCCGATTGGACGACGCCGGTCGGCTGCGGCCCCCACCTCGCCCGCCAGCGCTTTGCCCCACGCAACCAGAGTGCAAGGCCGCGCGCAAGGCTCCCTTCGCCGAATGCCGGATGCAAGCAGCTTGCTCGGGCCGTCTACCCGGCGCCAATCGCACAGCGCCGGTCGCTAGGAACCGCCCCCGGCGAGCGCCAGAAGGTGGCCGCAGAGCCGGGCGATGCCATCCTCGGGCGTGCCATCGTTGACGATCTCGACGGTTTCGAGCCCCTCCGGCAGCGCCGCTCCTGCCCGGGCGAGTCGCGTGCCGACCTCGCTGCCCGTCTCGCGCCCGCGCCGCTCGAGCCGCGCCGCGATCAACGCCGTTGGCGCCGTCACGAGGACGACCGAGACCGGGATGCCGCGAGCGGCGACGGCGCCCGGCACGCCGCGCGAGGCGTTGCAGACGACGATCGCTCCCCGGGCGATCTCGTCGATGACGGTGGCGGGAATCGCATAACCGTGCCCGTGCGCTCGCCAGGCGACGAGGAAGTCGCCGGCCCGCTCCCCACTCTCGAATTCGGCGCTCGAGGTGGTGAGCACCTCCTCGTGCGCATCGCTCGCGCGCGTGACGACGCGCCTTGGAAAGCGCATGCGCGGATGGCCCTCCAGTTGCGCGCGCGCCCCGGCGATGAGCGTGTCCTTGCCGACGCCGGAAGCCCCGACGACGAGGACGAGCCGGCCAGTGGGGCGCGCCTTCTGCATCAGTTGGCCGGTGCCGCGAGCGCGCGCAGCATCGCCTCACGGTAGGTCCCGAGGCCCGGCACCGCACGGGTCGGGTCCTTGGCGAGATCGTCCCAGCGCCGGAGGTCGACGGCGGCCGGAGCGTGGGGCCGGGCGATGAAGGCCGCCGCCTCCGCCTCGCTGAAGGTGCCCCCCTGGACCGCGAGCGACTGCCTCGAGGCTGGCGAGAGGCTGTCGAAGTATCCCTTCACCGCGGCGCAGAGATAGCGCTTGGCCGGCACGTGCATGCGGATCGGCTCGGTCACCTCGGCTGGGAACCACTTCATGAGATAGTTGGCCGCCATCTCCTCGTGGAACTGATCGACGCCGCGCGCGGCGGCCACCGCGTCGTCGTCGTTGAGGAGGTGGCCGAAGTCGTGCAGAAGCGCCGCCACCACGAGATGGCCGCTGGCACCCTCGGAGCGCGCGAGGTCCGCCGCCTGCAGCGCGTGCTGGAGCTGCGTCACCGCCTCGCCCGCGTACATTGCGCCGCCTTCCTCTTGCATCCGCTCGATGAGCATGTCGACGACTGCCTCGCCTGACCTCTTCGTCATGATACCCTCCTTGACTCGATGTGAACCTCGCGAACCACCGGACCATACACGGACGGTTGGACACGCACGAGGTCCGCCCGCCGGCCCGGCGCGATCAGGCCGCGGTCCTCGAGCCCGACGGCCTCGGCGGGATTGTATGTGACGAGCGCAATCGCCTCGGGTAGCGAGAAGCCGAGCCCGAGCCCCGCCAGATGGAAGGCTCCCTGGATCATGCTCAAGGGCACATAATCCGAGGAGAGCACATCGACCACGCGCGCCTCCGCCAGTTCGCGAGCCGAGACGTTGCCCGAGTGCGAGCCCCCGCGAACGAGGTTGGGTGCCCCCATCAGCACGTGCATGCCAGCCTCGCGCGAGGCTGCCGCGGCCGCGAGAGTCGTCGGGAACTCGGCGATCCTGACGCCGTCGCGCACCGCGTCCGCCACCTCCTCGAGCGTGCCGTCGTCGTGGCTGGCGAGCGCGATGCCACGCTCCCTACAATGGGCCGCGAGCGCCAGTCTGTTCTTCACCACGAAACGGGAGGCACGCGCGCGTCTTTCGTCCACGTAGCTGTCGTATTCGTCCACCGAGACGATTTTCTGCCCGATGGTGTAGGTGCGATGCTTGTCGAGATCGACGTACTGGCGCTGACCGGGCGTGTGATCCATGAGCGAGACGAGCTTGAGGTCCGGGCGCTCCGCTAGGCGCTCGAACTCACCGAGCACGTTCTCGCTCGGCACCTCGCAGCGGATGTGCGTGAAATGGTTGATCCTGAGGTGGCCCCCGGCAAGGGAGGTCTGAATTTGGTCGAGGAGATCGACGAGGTCCGTGGTGGTGAGCCGCTGGTCACCGAGCCCGACGCAGAGCGCATCGAATACGGTCGTGATGCCGGAGGCCGCCATTTGCGCGTCGTGTGCCTGTACGGCGAAGGGCGCCGGCCATTTGACGCCGGGACGCGGCTGGAAATGCTGCTCGAGGTGGTCGGTGTGGAGTTCGATGAGACCCGGGATGAGATAGTCCCCCTCGAGATCCTCGCCGACCGTCGTCACCCCTTCATCGACCTCGACGATGCGTCCTCCACGCGTCAGAACGGCGCCCGATACGACGCGGTCGCCCAACACGATCCGGGCGTTGCGGAAAACCTTCTCTTGCGGTGCCTTCGTCATGAGCATGCCCTCTCATCACTCAGCATTGGCGGCGCTCCAGGCTTCACGCGGCGCGTCCTGCGGCAAACCCCGAGACATCGACCGCACGGTCCGCGGCCGCCGCGCGCACGTCGCCATCGTGGAAGATGCCGAGCATCGCGACGCCCGCTTTCTTCTTTTCCGCGACCATCGCGACCACGACCGCGCGGTTCTCGGCATCGAGCGAAGCGGTCGGCTCGTCGAGCAGGAGGATGCCATGATCACCGATGAAGCCGCGCGCAATGTTGACGCGCTGGCGCTCGCCGCATGAGAACGTCGCCGGCGCGAGCCCCCAGAGCCGTTCCGGAATGTTGAGCCTGGACAGCAGGTCGCAGGCCCGCGATTTTGCTTCCGCTTCGCTCGTCCCCTGCTCCACCGCGACAGCGGCAACGAGTTCGAGCGCCGATACGCGCGGAATGACACTGAGGAACTGGCTGACGTAGCCGATCGCGCTGCGGCGCAGGGCAACGATCTGACGCGGCGCGGCGCTGACGACGTCGATCCTCCCCCCGGTCCCGTCGGCCACCATGATGCTCCCGCCGTCGGCTCGGTAATTGCCGTAGATCATCCTGAGGATGGAGCTCTTCCCAACCCCCGAGGGACCGGCGAGGACGACGCACTCGCCCGCCCGGACGTCGAAGGAAACACCCGAGAGAACGGGGAGACGAATACCGCCCTGGAGGTGCATGACGAACGTCTTTGCCAGCCCATGCACCTCGATCGCCGGCGCTCTGGCGCCCATTCGCATCACGCTTTCCATCCTCAGCTCCCCACCTGCAGGATCGACGAGACGAGCAATTGCGAATAGGCCTCCCTCGGATCGTCGAGCACCTGGTCCGTCAGACCTGACTCGACGACGCTTCCCCCCTTCATCACCATGATCCGGTGCGAAAGCAGCCGGGCGACCGCGAGATCGTGCGTGACCAGCACCACGGCCAGGCCGAGATTGGCAACGAGCCCGCGAAGGAGGTCGAGCAGACGCGCCTGCACCGAGACGTCGAGCCCCCCGGTCGGCTCGTCCATGAAGACGAGGCGTGGCTCCGTGACGAGATTACGCGCGATCTGCAGCCTCTGGCGCATGCCGCCCGAGAACGTGCTCGGCCGGTCGTCGATGCGCGTCGCATCGAGTTCGACGCGTGCCATCCATGCTTCGGACGCCGCGCGGATACTGCCGTAATGCCGCACGCCGTTCGCCATCATCCGCTCGCCGATGTTGGCGCCCGCCGAAACGCCCATGCGCAGGCCGTTCGCCGGGTTCTGATGCACGAACCCCCAGTCCGTGCGCATCAGCCGGCGCCGTTCGGCCTCGCTGATACCTGCGATGTCGCGCAGCCCGCCCTCCCGCATGCGGTAGCGCACGAGCCCGCGCGTCGGCTCGAGCACGCCGTAGAGGCAGGAAAGGAGCGTCGTCTTTCCGGAGCCCGATTCCCCGACGATCGCCAGCACTTCGCCCGGCCAGAGGTCGAACGAGACATCGAGGCAACCGACGTGCCGGCCATAGAGTTTGGTGAGCCCGTCGACGGTCAAGAGCGGCCCCACCGTACCGTCCGCCGCCGAAGGGTGGTTCCCGGCTTGCGCGCTCATCGCCCCCGCCCTCCCCCGCCCTCGTCGATGAAGGAGGGAGCTGCCGCGAGCATCGGTCCGGCATGGCCGGCCGCCCGGCGCTGTTCACAGAAATCGCTGTCCGAGCAGGTGAACATCCGTCCGCCGCGGTCGTCGAGGATCACCTCGTCGAAATAAACCTCCCGTGCGCCGCAGAGGCCGCACTCCTGGTCCGGCCAGCTCTGCACCTCGAACGGGTGGTCGTCGAAGTCGAGACTGTCGACATGGCAGAAGGGTGGCACGGCGTAGATGCGCTTTTCCCGCCCCGCCCCGAAGAGCTGGAGGGCGGGCGAGCGGTGCATCTTGGGATTGTCGAACTTGGGCGTCGGCGAGGGGTCCATCACGTAGCGCCCCTCGACGCGGACCGGATAGGCATAGCTCGTTGCGATCCGTCCGTGATGCGCGATGTCTTCATAGAGCTTGACGTGCATGAGACCGTATTCCTCGAGCGCGTGCATGCGCCGGGTTTCGGTCTCGCGCGGTTCGAGGAAGCGCAACGGCTCGGGGATCGGCACTTGATAGACCAGCACCTGATCGTCCCGCAGCGGCTCCTCGGGAATGCGGTGGCGGGTCTGGATGACGCTGGCCGCGCCGGTTCTCGTTGTCGTGGCGACACCCGCCGTCTTTTCGAAAAAGCCGCGGATGGCAACGGCATTGGTCGTGTCGTCCGAGCCCTGGTCGATGACCTTGAGAACGTCGTCGGGGCCGAGGATCGCGGCCGTCACCTGCACGCCCCCCGTGCCCCAGCCGTAGGGCATCGGCATCTCGCGCGAGGCGAATGGCACCTGATAGCCGGGGAGCGCTATGGCCTTCAGAATGGCACGCCGGATCATGCGCTTGGTCTGCTCGTCGAGGTAGGCGAAGTTGTAGGGGCTCGCATCGTCGCCCGCGAGTGCTTCGATCTCGTTCATTCGGCCGCCTCCGTCCCGGAGGTCGCAGCAGTCACCACTGGCGGCTCGGGCACCTCATTGTTCTCCTCGCCCCGTACCGCCTCCCTTGCCGCATGCTCACGGGCCAGGCGTCGGATGAGATCCAGTTCGGCCTGAAAATCCACGTAATGCGGCAGCTTGAGGTGCTCGACGAAACCGGTCGCCTGGATGTTGTCCGAGTGCGAGAGCACGAACTCCTCGTCCTGGGCCGGGGCCGTGCGCTCCTCACCCAGTTCCCCCGCCCTGAGCGCCCGCTCGACCAGTGCCATTGCCAGCGCCTTGCGCTCGCTCTGGCCGAAGGCGAGCCCATAGCCGCGCGTGAACTGCGGCGGCGCGACGGCGCTCCCCTTGAACTGGTTAACCGTCTGGCACTCGGAGAGCGTGACGCGCCCGATCGGCACGGCGCAGCCGAGTTCATCGCTCGTCAACTCGATCATCACCTCCCCGACGCGCAGTTCACCGACGAAGGGATGGTTGCGGGCATAGCCGCGCTGCGTCGAATAGGCGAGCGCGAGAAGAAAGCCTTCGTCCCCGCGCGCGAGGTTCTGCAACCGCACGTCCCGTCCGGCGGGAAAGGAAAGCGGCTCGCGCGTTAGATCACCGATGGCGGCCGGCTCGCGGCCCTCCCCCTGACTTTCATCTCCTTCGGCTCCCGGCAGGCCGGCATCCGGCTCCAGCAGCCCTTCGCGCCCGAGCACGTCCGTCACGCGCGGCGCCGGAGCGCCCGGCTCCGCCGCCTCGCAAGGTTCGGGTAGCTCCCCATGGTCCGGTCGATCGAAGTCGATCAGGCGGTGCGAATAATCGAACGTCGGCCCGAGCAACTGCCCGCCGGGCAGATCCTTGAAGACGGCCGAGACCCGCCGCGACAGTCGCATCGCCGCCGTATCGACGGGTTCGCCATAGCCGAAGCGCGGCAACGTCGTGCGGAAGGCGCGAACGAGGAAGATCGCCTCGATCAGATCGCCGCCCGCCTGCTTGATCGCCATCGCGGCAAGCTCGGGATCATAGAGCGAGCCCTCGGCCATGACGCGGTCGACCGCGAACTTGAGCTGACCCGCGATCTGCTCGACCGTGAGTTCCGCGACCGCCGCATCGCCCCGCCGCCGCTTGGCGAACAGCCGGTGCGCGTTGTCGATCGCCTTCTGACCGCCCTTGACCGCCACATACATGCGTCATTCCCCGTTCGCGATCGCCCGCGTCGAGCGCGGCAACCCCGCGACGACTCCCGGCGCCGTCAGGATGATGTCGACACCGAGCGGAAAGCCCGCATTGTTCTCCGCGACCTGCCGCCAGAATGTCGCCGGCAGGGGCGCGCCCGCGAGCCTTGCTTCGGTTTCGATCCCCGGTCCCTCGAGCCGCACCCCGAATTCCGAGCCGGCCACGAGACGTTCCAGCGCGATCAGCACCGTGGCGCCGCGATCCGGATAGTCCAGCGTGCCCGGAAAGAAAGCCGTCAGCGCGGGCATGGCGAGCGCATGGCCGATCAGGGCGAAACTCGCCGCCCCGGGTTCCGCGACGATCGGCGCGCCCGTGTGGAACCGCAGCCAGGCCGGCACATCGGGAACCCCCGCCAGTCGGGCATCGATCCAGATCGGCGTGTCCACGTCGGCGAGCGTCAGGATCACCGCGCCCGTCTCTGCGGTGAGCGGCTCGGGCGGAGCCGGCAGCTCGGTGAGCGGGCGGGGCATTCCGGGACGCGACAGCGCCTCCATCACGGCGCGGAAAATCCGTTGACTGTCGCGAACCGGATCCGCGAGTCCGGGCAAGGCAGCGGCGGTGTGGGTTGGCATCACTTGTCTTCGCCTCGCGCCATGGTGAAGAACTCGACCCGGGTCGCCGCGACCTCTCGGGCCGCCATTTCGTCCTCGGCGCTCTGGCGCGCGAGAACGGGCTCGACAAGAAGCTTTTCCACGGCGCCGCGCCATTCCTCGCGCTGCCAGAGGGCATCGAAGAGAGCTCCGTACGCCGCCTTGCGCCGGTCCCGCCCGAGACAGGTGGAAAACCCCGTCTCCCCCGTGTCGAGCGCGATGGCACAGCGCACCGCCGTCACCTCCCCGAGATTGAACGGCGCGCCACCACCACCCATCCGTCCGCGCGCCATCACCAAGCCCACTTCGGGTCGCCGCACGTAGCGCCATACCGGAATGGCCGCGCCCGTCGAGAGCGAGCCGTAGGCCTCGCCGAGTTCCTCGCCCCGAGCGACGGCGATCGCGCAGGCGAGCCGCAACCGCCCGCTCGCCTCTGCGCTGGTATCGGTCGGTTGTGCTTGATCTTTCTTCATGACTTTCCCGAACCCGATCGACGTGAGCGACCGAGGGTCTCTACTCGCCGGCCCATACGCGCACCCGTGCACCGCCTCGGCGAGAGCCCGTGCCACCGATGCGCGACCGAGTCGGGAGAAATCATCGGAGCCGAGCGCTGCGCCTGTTGCCGTGGTCCACGCGCACCCCCCTCGTACGGCAGCCTGCCACTCACCTGCAAGCCCTCGTGCACTCCGTGCTTTCGAGCCGACGGGCCGTCCCTACTATGTCTCGCACGACAGTATCATGACGTCAGGGGTTCGCCTCGATCCGCGTCGCACAGCGGGTGACGAGACCGCCGTGCTTGCGACCAACCACATCGCAGGGCACGTTTCGCCCGCATCCGGCCCATACTCCACAGAGGCCCTCCCGGCTGTCACATCGTTGAAACACGAGACCGCTAGGTGGCTGCTCGACGAAGCGGGAGGTCCGGATGCTGGAACTGAAAGCGCTCACGAAACGGTTCGGAGCACGAACCGCCGTTGCCGCCACCGACCTCAAGATCGCCCGCGGCGAGATGGTGGGCATCATCGGCAAGTCAGGCGCCGGAAAATCCACCCTTCTGCGCATGATCAACCGCCTGACCGAACCCTCTGGCGGTTCCATCATCTGGGACGGAACCGACGTGACGCGCCTCACGGGCGCCGCAAAGCGCCGCTGGCAGCGCGACTGCGCGATGATTTTCCAGCAGTTCAACCTGGTTCCGCGCCTCGACGTGGTCACGAACGTGATGCTCGGCCGGCTCAATGGCCACGGAACCTTCAAGAGCATTTTCAACATCTTCGGAAAGGACGATATCCGCGATGCGGTGGCTGCACTCGACCGCCTCGGCATCGCGAGTGAGGCAACCAAGCGCGCCGAGGCCCTTTCGGGCGGCCAGCAGCAGCGTGTCGCCATCGCCCGCGCCCTGATGC
This sequence is a window from Hyphomicrobiales bacterium. Protein-coding genes within it:
- a CDS encoding DUF4212 domain-containing protein; this translates as MDKRTQEIHWNRTSNLNTMIMLLWFIFSLVVHWFARELNAYTFLGFPLGYYMAVQGSLIIFVVMIFYQNWRQDVIDEQAGIDHSAN
- a CDS encoding cation acetate symporter; amino-acid sequence: MAQSSNGSTGGKSFVDNLPKIYGMYTGGFLVFIGLMAILEQMGVAADTIGILFVAFTIFIYAAIGWMSRTMQVSAYYVAGREVPPVFNGMATAADWMSGASFVALAGGIYFGGHGYLAFVVGWTGGYVLVNSLMAPYLRKFGCYTVPDFIGTRYGGNLARFIAVVILVVASFTYVTAQIDATGTIASRALHIPYEWGVWFGLLGILLCSMLGGMRAVTWTQVAQYIVLIIAYLVPVIWMSNKQDFGIIPHFTYGDAVQRIAELEKTIGVGTKATESVPGVSVLTTLHNAPGDAWIDRWKFATLALCMMAGTASLPHILMRYFTTPSVRDARRSVAWSLFFIFLLYFTAPALATLTKLQLLDPNLPTAIIGKPFADVAALDWIKNWSNVGFLAIRDSNADGILQINEFFMRADIVVLATPEIAGLPYVISGLVAAGGMAAAMSTADGLLLAIANALSHDLYYKIIDPKAETKTRLIVARVLLVILGAGAALVASLKLTGILGAVAWAFCFACSGLFFPLVLGVWWKRANAAGAIAGMVLGFGAGSLYLYLIYNKIIDPVLGLDGLRFGIIGMPVSLVAMVVVSLMTEAPDQETQDMVDQVRIPSGAEILDQSH
- a CDS encoding CBS domain-containing protein — encoded protein: MSKTPEARSSLLTPLVSLRGIVLDTETTGLDARAARVVQVGAVTVVGERIERTLAFDRLVDPGVPIPPASTAIHGIGDADVVGAASFGELWPELTAFIGDGVIVGHTIDFDLGVLEREAQLAGVNWSGLGALDIRRLAQIANPSLANYSLDGLCRWLEVTIEGRHTALGDAMATAEVYVRLLPMLRQRGIRTLAELHLALHALADRTAKQEGALAAVGPTLAGRDEVPAPAARVDSYPYIHRVADVMSSPPLTAPDSMTLREGMRLLVKRGASSVFVMDEAGVAGIVTERDVLRAIDADGPAALERPLGELRKLPLQVVRSDAFIYRAIGRMDRLGIRHLGVVDATGALVGAVTTRNLLRHRSTTAMMIGDETVLAKSEAELGNAWAKVPAMAARLVEEGVEPRTIAAVISSEICILTRRAAQIAEERMREAGRGGPPVAYAVLVLGSAGRGESLLAADQDNAIVYASGDAGGPEDHWFEELGRHMTDILDAIGVPFCKGGVMARNAQWRRSVGAWKEVVDGWVTRQRPDDLLNVDIFFDMRPVHGDSRLAHEVWAYAYERASKVPSFWRALSHVLGNWRSVLGMFGSIRTDQNGRVDLKMGGLLPIVTAARILSLKTGVMALATPDRLRAAVEKGIASGDQIEEIIAAHSTILGATLGQQLVDGQAGKPLGPRIEVKRLSRPARDDLKDALTSIPGAVDLAREGML
- a CDS encoding AAA family ATPase, with the translated sequence MQKARPTGRLVLVVGASGVGKDTLIAGARAQLEGHPRMRFPRRVVTRASDAHEEVLTTSSAEFESGERAGDFLVAWRAHGHGYAIPATVIDEIARGAIVVCNASRGVPGAVAARGIPVSVVLVTAPTALIAARLERRGRETGSEVGTRLARAGAALPEGLETVEIVNDGTPEDGIARLCGHLLALAGGGS
- a CDS encoding metal-dependent phosphohydrolase — encoded protein: MTKRSGEAVVDMLIERMQEEGGAMYAGEAVTQLQHALQAADLARSEGASGHLVVAALLHDFGHLLNDDDAVAAARGVDQFHEEMAANYLMKWFPAEVTEPIRMHVPAKRYLCAAVKGYFDSLSPASRQSLAVQGGTFSEAEAAAFIARPHAPAAVDLRRWDDLAKDPTRAVPGLGTYREAMLRALAAPAN
- a CDS encoding alpha-D-ribose 1-methylphosphonate 5-triphosphate diphosphatase; protein product: MTKAPQEKVFRNARIVLGDRVVSGAVLTRGGRIVEVDEGVTTVGEDLEGDYLIPGLIELHTDHLEQHFQPRPGVKWPAPFAVQAHDAQMAASGITTVFDALCVGLGDQRLTTTDLVDLLDQIQTSLAGGHLRINHFTHIRCEVPSENVLGEFERLAERPDLKLVSLMDHTPGQRQYVDLDKHRTYTIGQKIVSVDEYDSYVDERRARASRFVVKNRLALAAHCRERGIALASHDDGTLEEVADAVRDGVRIAEFPTTLAAAAASREAGMHVLMGAPNLVRGGSHSGNVSARELAEARVVDVLSSDYVPLSMIQGAFHLAGLGLGFSLPEAIALVTYNPAEAVGLEDRGLIAPGRRADLVRVQPSVYGPVVREVHIESRRVS